The Prevotella melaninogenica genome window below encodes:
- a CDS encoding DUF4595 domain-containing protein produces MKRIYLLLITLIVFGQTISAQNDRKLLKMTDGKSYFEFKYDEKGRIIESVEYIADDDLKRSSKYTYSNDKVVQTFYENENIKNKDIRTTVLQNNRVVSEKINLIPYEGEPEYWADYNYTYNTAGELTKIVITNNERTGTEYKLTWTDGDITLVEHFRDNKKVGQVAYEYNKSITNKYFSLIVNPITSIADYEGISPYGQLLAGYFGKVFQHPVAAVRYTVIDKHYFDWTSDDDLTITYNQNASGIVENIKQSGGEGVTTTLIWEKDNPTGISVYKQQKEGTKTIYDLSGKRLENIQHGVNIIKETNGKTHKVIVR; encoded by the coding sequence ATGAAGAGAATCTACTTATTACTTATTACCCTCATTGTGTTTGGTCAGACCATCAGTGCACAGAACGACAGAAAGTTATTAAAGATGACCGACGGCAAATCTTACTTTGAATTTAAGTATGATGAAAAAGGAAGAATCATAGAGTCTGTTGAATATATTGCTGACGACGACTTAAAACGTAGTAGCAAGTATACGTATAGTAATGACAAGGTCGTTCAAACATTCTATGAGAATGAAAATATCAAAAATAAAGACATCCGAACAACTGTTCTCCAGAATAATAGAGTTGTTTCAGAAAAAATAAACTTAATTCCGTATGAAGGAGAACCAGAATATTGGGCAGACTATAACTATACATATAATACAGCTGGGGAACTGACAAAGATTGTAATAACAAATAATGAACGTACAGGCACAGAGTATAAATTAACATGGACAGACGGAGATATTACACTCGTAGAGCATTTTCGGGATAACAAAAAAGTAGGACAGGTAGCTTATGAATACAACAAAAGCATTACCAACAAATATTTTTCTCTAATTGTTAATCCAATTACCTCAATTGCCGATTATGAAGGCATCTCACCATACGGACAACTTTTAGCAGGATACTTTGGAAAAGTTTTCCAACATCCAGTGGCTGCTGTGCGCTATACGGTGATAGATAAACACTATTTTGACTGGACAAGTGATGATGATCTCACTATTACGTATAACCAGAATGCAAGTGGTATTGTAGAAAATATCAAACAATCAGGAGGAGAAGGAGTGACAACAACGCTTATTTGGGAAAAAGACAATCCAACAGGTATTAGCGTTTATAAGCAGCAGAAGGAAGGCACAAAAACGATTTATGACCTATCAGGTAAACGTCTTGAAAATATACAACATGGTGTGAATATTATCAAAGAAACGAATGGCAAGACACATAAGGTTATTGTAAGATAA
- a CDS encoding trans-sulfuration enzyme family protein yields the protein MKKQTLAIHQAYKRRDAYDALSMPVYNAVAFEFDNAEVMADAFCGRIDAPDYSRVENPTVTNLEQRVKALTGAENVIALNSGMAAISNTLFSIVEQGKNVITSRHLFGNTYSLLTSTLSRLGVEARLCDLTDVETVERLIDDKTCCLFLEVMTNPQLEVVDVRALSAIAHRHSIAVIADTTLIPFTQFSAKDLGIDLEVVSSTKYISGGATSLGGLVIDYGTYPSIGKRLLNEMLFNLGAYMTPQVAYMQTLGLETLDVRYRVQAGNALELAQRLRTLKPICKVNYVGLEDNPYHQLAVSQYGETAGAMVTIDLESQEACFRMLDNLELIHRATNLFDNRTLAIHPASTIFGLFTAGERAAMDVQDTTIRLSIGLESVDDLFDDIKQALEA from the coding sequence ATGAAGAAGCAAACACTGGCTATTCATCAGGCTTACAAGCGTAGGGATGCTTACGATGCGTTAAGTATGCCAGTCTATAATGCTGTTGCTTTTGAGTTTGACAATGCGGAAGTGATGGCTGATGCCTTTTGTGGACGTATTGATGCGCCTGATTATTCACGTGTGGAGAACCCAACAGTGACTAATCTCGAACAGCGTGTTAAGGCTTTGACTGGTGCCGAGAATGTTATTGCTCTCAACTCGGGTATGGCTGCTATCAGCAATACGTTGTTTTCTATTGTTGAACAGGGTAAGAACGTTATTACGTCACGTCATCTCTTTGGCAATACCTATTCTTTGCTTACATCAACATTGAGCAGATTGGGCGTTGAAGCAAGACTGTGCGACCTCACAGATGTTGAGACTGTAGAGCGCTTGATAGATGATAAAACGTGCTGTTTGTTCCTCGAGGTAATGACAAACCCTCAACTTGAGGTGGTTGATGTACGTGCTTTGTCAGCTATAGCACACCGACATAGTATCGCTGTTATCGCTGATACAACGCTTATCCCATTCACACAGTTCTCTGCAAAGGACTTAGGAATTGACTTGGAGGTCGTTTCAAGTACGAAGTATATCAGTGGCGGTGCTACCTCTTTGGGTGGTCTTGTTATTGATTATGGTACTTATCCTTCTATTGGTAAGCGCCTCTTGAATGAGATGCTTTTTAATCTTGGGGCTTATATGACGCCACAGGTTGCCTATATGCAGACCTTAGGCTTAGAGACTTTGGATGTACGCTATCGTGTTCAAGCAGGTAATGCCTTGGAGTTGGCACAAAGACTACGTACGCTCAAACCTATTTGTAAGGTGAATTATGTGGGTTTGGAGGATAATCCTTATCATCAGTTGGCAGTGAGCCAGTATGGAGAAACTGCAGGAGCAATGGTCACAATAGACTTAGAGAGTCAAGAGGCTTGCTTCAGAATGCTCGATAACTTGGAACTCATTCATCGGGCAACTAACCTCTTTGATAATCGTACCTTGGCTATCCACCCAGCAAGTACTATCTTCGGACTTTTCACCGCTGGGGAGCGTGCAGCAATGGATGTGCAAGACACTACCATACGTCTCAGTATTGGTTTGGAAAGTGTTGATGACCTATTCGATGATATTAAGCAGGCTTTGGAAGCATGA
- a CDS encoding nitroreductase — protein MEALEALLTRRSVRAYDERMPEQDLIDKVMEAGLYAASGKNMQTAIIVEVTNKEVRDRLSVINGEIMGVTSDPFYGAPVVLAVLADKSSPNHVYDGALMMGNLMNAAHALGLGSCWINRAKQIFEREDGKQMLKEWGIEGDYEGIGFCILGYATKAGKTAPRKANRIFYVK, from the coding sequence ATGGAAGCATTAGAAGCATTGTTAACACGTCGTAGCGTACGTGCTTATGATGAGCGTATGCCTGAACAGGACTTGATAGATAAGGTAATGGAGGCTGGTCTTTACGCGGCAAGCGGAAAGAATATGCAGACTGCTATCATTGTCGAAGTGACCAATAAGGAAGTACGCGACCGCTTATCGGTGATTAATGGTGAGATAATGGGCGTAACGAGCGACCCTTTTTATGGTGCACCCGTAGTCCTTGCTGTGTTAGCGGATAAGAGTAGCCCTAATCATGTCTATGATGGTGCGTTGATGATGGGTAATCTTATGAACGCTGCTCATGCTTTAGGCTTGGGCAGTTGTTGGATTAATCGTGCCAAGCAAATTTTTGAGCGTGAAGACGGTAAGCAGATGCTGAAAGAGTGGGGTATAGAAGGCGATTATGAGGGTATCGGTTTCTGTATTCTTGGTTATGCTACAAAGGCGGGTAAGACTGCACCACGTAAGGCAAATCGTATCTTCTATGTGAAGTAA
- the tnpC gene encoding IS66 family transposase, which yields MKEQVTDISKVLQDMTEEMRLLRETVNQQYAEIMKLNRNINALNLQIRKKDTELTNLRERLAKYENPDKNSNNSSTPPSKERMNDEVIRRTRSLRKPSGKKPGGQKGHDGHKLSCSSIPDEIIDEVPNYCTRCGESLSDAERVLDYVTQVISIPELKPVIKEIRHYVMVCKNCGERIRTAPRRRSNNVVYASSVKTLVVYLSVVQFLPYGRIASFLREVFSLTPSEGSLVNWVNEAKRNAQPVIDKIKEYIKSSAVVGFDESGLYCNKRLDWAWIAQTVYYTLLFRADGRGSKVLADKFGDSLERMTAVTDRHSAYFALHFLNHQVCLAHLLRELQYLSELNTEQEWSGKVTNLFREAIHERNTNPNDVIDKVSWTRRLDNLLKQSIEKLGKKFITFRKGLVKCRDYIFNFLENPMIPFDNNGSERGIRKLKIKLKNSCTFRSDFGADAFLELHSIVETAKKHDKTPYNAIQALFKV from the coding sequence ATGAAAGAGCAAGTTACGGACATATCAAAAGTATTACAAGACATGACAGAAGAGATGCGATTGTTGCGTGAAACTGTCAATCAGCAGTATGCCGAGATTATGAAATTGAACCGTAACATAAATGCTCTGAACCTCCAAATCCGTAAGAAAGATACGGAACTTACAAACTTACGGGAACGCTTAGCTAAATATGAAAACCCAGACAAGAACTCTAATAACAGCAGTACTCCGCCAAGCAAGGAGCGTATGAATGATGAGGTTATCAGAAGAACAAGAAGCCTCCGTAAGCCAAGTGGTAAGAAGCCGGGAGGACAAAAGGGGCATGATGGGCATAAGTTGTCTTGCTCTTCCATACCTGACGAGATAATCGATGAGGTACCCAACTATTGCACTCGTTGCGGAGAATCTTTATCAGATGCAGAACGTGTGCTTGATTATGTGACACAGGTTATTTCCATTCCAGAGTTGAAGCCCGTAATCAAGGAAATCCGACACTATGTGATGGTATGCAAGAACTGTGGTGAACGTATTCGGACGGCACCAAGAAGGCGGTCAAATAACGTGGTATATGCTTCAAGCGTAAAGACTTTAGTGGTTTATCTGAGTGTCGTGCAATTTCTTCCATACGGTCGTATAGCAAGTTTTTTGCGTGAGGTATTCAGTCTCACTCCAAGCGAAGGCTCGCTGGTGAACTGGGTGAATGAGGCAAAGAGAAATGCGCAACCTGTGATTGATAAGATTAAAGAATATATCAAGTCATCAGCAGTTGTTGGTTTCGATGAGAGCGGCTTGTACTGTAACAAAAGACTCGACTGGGCATGGATTGCACAGACTGTTTATTACACATTGCTTTTCCGTGCTGATGGAAGAGGATCGAAGGTATTAGCAGACAAATTTGGCGATAGCTTGGAACGAATGACTGCCGTTACCGACCGCCATAGCGCATACTTTGCACTCCATTTCCTCAACCATCAGGTATGCCTTGCTCACTTACTCCGCGAACTGCAATATCTCTCAGAGTTGAACACTGAGCAAGAGTGGTCTGGAAAAGTAACCAATCTGTTCCGTGAAGCTATTCACGAGCGAAATACCAATCCGAACGACGTTATAGACAAGGTGTCATGGACCCGACGTTTAGACAATCTGCTCAAACAGAGTATAGAGAAGCTTGGTAAAAAGTTTATTACGTTCAGAAAAGGCTTGGTCAAATGCAGAGATTACATTTTCAATTTCCTCGAAAATCCGATGATACCATTTGACAATAATGGAAGCGAAAGGGGAATACGCAAGCTAAAAATCAAACTGAAGAACTCCTGTACATTTCGTTCAGACTTCGGAGCAGACGCTTTCCTTGAACTTCATTCGATTGTAGAAACAGCTAAGAAGCACGACAAAACTCCATATAATGCGATTCAAGCCTTATTTAAGGTTTGA
- a CDS encoding Nif3-like dinuclear metal center hexameric protein — protein MRSVKIKEVIDALERFAPLPLQESYDNAGLQVGLTEAEVSGALLCLDVTEKVVDEAIRRGCNLIVAHHPLIFRKLAQVTDANYVQRTVIKAIKNDIVIAAMHTNLDSAVGGVNYKIAEKLGLKNLRFFGRSKQVVNPQTGESVTGGDGVIGEFEEPLAADDLILLLKKKFDAECVQTNELLRREIRTIALCGGSGSFLLQDAIAAGADAFMTGEMSYHEYFGHEQEIQICVIGHYQSEQFTTEVLRDVIEKECPDVKCYLSEINTNPIGYF, from the coding sequence ATGCGTAGCGTGAAAATAAAGGAAGTAATTGATGCCCTTGAACGATTCGCGCCTTTGCCCTTGCAGGAAAGCTATGATAATGCTGGCCTACAAGTTGGATTGACAGAGGCGGAAGTATCAGGGGCTTTATTGTGTCTTGACGTGACTGAGAAGGTGGTAGATGAAGCTATCCGTCGGGGGTGTAACTTGATTGTTGCGCACCATCCACTCATCTTCCGTAAATTAGCACAAGTGACAGACGCCAACTACGTGCAGCGCACAGTGATAAAGGCTATTAAGAACGATATCGTCATCGCTGCTATGCACACAAACTTAGACTCAGCTGTGGGCGGTGTTAACTACAAGATAGCTGAGAAGTTAGGACTTAAGAACCTACGTTTCTTTGGCCGAAGCAAGCAAGTTGTGAATCCACAGACCGGCGAATCCGTAACAGGTGGCGATGGTGTTATCGGTGAGTTTGAGGAGCCTTTGGCAGCAGACGATTTGATTCTGTTATTGAAGAAGAAGTTTGATGCAGAGTGTGTTCAAACCAATGAGTTACTACGTCGTGAGATTCGTACCATTGCTCTCTGTGGAGGTTCGGGGTCATTCCTCTTGCAGGATGCTATTGCAGCAGGCGCAGATGCCTTCATGACAGGTGAGATGAGCTATCACGAATACTTTGGTCATGAGCAAGAGATACAGATTTGTGTCATCGGACATTATCAGAGTGAACAATTCACCACAGAGGTATTACGTGACGTTATCGAAAAAGAATGCCCTGACGTAAAGTGCTACTTGTCTGAGATTAACACGAATCCTATAGGGTATTTTTAG
- a CDS encoding MalY/PatB family protein, whose amino-acid sequence MMKTYNFDEIIDRSGSGDLKHEALLPRWGRNDLLPLWVADMDFACPDFVVEALKDRLSHPIFGYTVEPEDFRPAIIDWIRAHHDWEVKPEWLSFIPGIVRGIGFVVNVFTELDEKVIIQPPVYHPFRLTPEANHRKVVFNPLRRREDGYYDMDFDNLAEVCDDKCRVLVLSNPHNPAGLCWSEDTLRRLADFCYEHNIIVVSDEIHSDMALFGNRHIPFASVSERAAQISITFAAPTKTFNMAGIVSSFAIVPNEELRNRFYGWLKANELDEPTLFAPIATIAAYRKGEEWRKQMLAYVEENVRFVEDFCREHIPGIHPLRPQASFLVWLDCHGLGLKHKELLNLFIDKAHLALNDGRMFGIGGEGFMRLNVGTPRSILRQALEQLAEAVNEL is encoded by the coding sequence ATGATGAAGACTTATAATTTTGACGAGATAATCGATCGTTCGGGAAGTGGTGACTTGAAGCATGAGGCACTTCTTCCACGTTGGGGACGTAATGACCTACTGCCTCTGTGGGTAGCTGATATGGATTTTGCTTGCCCTGACTTTGTTGTGGAGGCTCTCAAGGATCGTCTTTCTCATCCTATCTTTGGCTATACAGTCGAACCAGAAGACTTCCGTCCTGCTATCATCGACTGGATACGTGCTCATCATGATTGGGAAGTAAAGCCAGAGTGGTTGAGTTTTATTCCTGGTATTGTTAGGGGTATCGGCTTTGTGGTGAATGTATTTACGGAACTTGACGAAAAGGTTATTATACAACCACCTGTCTATCATCCATTCCGTTTGACGCCAGAGGCTAATCATCGTAAGGTGGTCTTCAATCCGCTTCGTCGTCGTGAGGACGGATATTATGACATGGACTTTGATAATCTTGCAGAGGTTTGCGATGATAAATGCCGTGTACTGGTACTCTCCAATCCTCATAACCCTGCAGGATTGTGTTGGTCAGAAGATACATTACGTCGCTTGGCAGACTTCTGTTACGAGCATAATATTATCGTTGTCAGCGACGAGATTCACAGTGATATGGCACTTTTTGGTAATCGTCATATTCCGTTTGCCAGTGTGTCAGAGCGTGCAGCACAAATCAGTATCACATTTGCAGCTCCAACAAAGACCTTCAATATGGCAGGTATTGTCAGTTCATTTGCTATCGTTCCAAACGAAGAACTGCGTAATCGCTTCTATGGTTGGTTGAAGGCTAACGAATTAGATGAGCCTACACTCTTTGCACCAATAGCCACGATAGCTGCTTATCGGAAGGGAGAAGAGTGGCGTAAACAGATGTTGGCGTATGTAGAAGAGAATGTTCGCTTTGTAGAAGACTTCTGTCGTGAGCATATTCCTGGTATTCACCCACTCCGTCCGCAGGCAAGTTTCCTTGTTTGGTTGGATTGTCATGGATTGGGATTGAAGCATAAAGAGCTATTGAATCTCTTTATTGATAAGGCTCATCTTGCGTTGAACGATGGTAGGATGTTTGGTATTGGTGGAGAAGGCTTTATGCGTTTGAATGTTGGTACACCGCGTTCTATTCTTCGTCAGGCGTTGGAACAGTTGGCTGAAGCGGTGAATGAATTATAA
- a CDS encoding zinc ribbon domain-containing protein translates to MAKKDPKELPVEEKLKALFQLQTTLSGIDEKRALRGELPLEVRDLEDELEGLHIRIEKIEQDIKDYQNAITQKKGNIVDAQASLERYNKQLDSVANNREYDTLTKEIEFQTLEIELCNKKIKEAQIKVEEKRKDLEANRALLEDRQHALEEKRNELDEIMQETREEEGLLKEKAAELETKIEPGLLRSFKRIRRGARNGLGIVYVQRDACGGCFNKIPPQRQLDVKMHKKIIVCEYCGRILIDPELAGVKVDKTEEKPKKRRTTRKKKEEEGE, encoded by the coding sequence ATGGCAAAGAAAGATCCAAAAGAGTTACCAGTAGAGGAGAAGTTGAAAGCCCTTTTCCAGTTACAGACGACCCTGTCAGGAATCGACGAGAAGCGTGCATTGCGTGGTGAGTTACCACTTGAGGTACGCGACTTGGAAGATGAGTTGGAAGGTCTGCACATTCGTATTGAGAAAATTGAGCAGGACATTAAGGATTATCAGAATGCTATTACCCAGAAGAAGGGTAACATCGTTGACGCTCAAGCAAGTTTGGAGCGTTACAACAAGCAGTTGGACTCTGTTGCAAACAACCGTGAGTACGACACATTGACAAAGGAAATCGAGTTCCAGACACTTGAGATTGAGCTTTGCAATAAGAAGATTAAAGAGGCTCAGATTAAGGTTGAAGAGAAGCGTAAGGACTTGGAAGCCAACCGTGCATTGCTCGAGGATCGTCAGCACGCCTTAGAAGAGAAGCGTAACGAGCTCGACGAGATTATGCAGGAGACACGTGAGGAGGAAGGTTTGCTCAAAGAGAAGGCTGCAGAGCTTGAGACTAAGATTGAACCAGGATTGCTCCGTAGCTTCAAGCGTATTCGTCGTGGTGCCCGCAATGGTTTGGGTATTGTTTACGTACAGCGTGATGCTTGTGGTGGTTGTTTCAATAAGATTCCACCTCAGCGCCAGTTGGATGTAAAGATGCACAAAAAGATTATCGTTTGTGAGTACTGTGGTCGTATTCTTATCGACCCAGAGTTGGCTGGTGTAAAGGTTGACAAGACCGAGGAGAAGCCAAAGAAGCGTAGAACTACTCGCAAGAAGAAGGAAGAGGAGGGAGAGTAA